A window of Eriocheir sinensis breed Jianghai 21 chromosome 63, ASM2467909v1, whole genome shotgun sequence contains these coding sequences:
- the LOC126986786 gene encoding uncharacterized protein LOC126986786, with translation MASLRHSRIHLTPRDSHPVRKRLPGSRRSGSVSKKEIPEYRWTDEGERGLADLIKEYPQLYDKKQKEWLNVATKNSLWNRVGEQLNPPATGPQCKKHYENMRTRVGKILKKEKKSGASQPERSARDDEIMETWSFLTQHIVRGKTVPSEQFAVPESATVTSSDDEDNDVQSTGSQSQAFTTTGKGKGKRSRPPTTETATTTAVTTTTSGVTHIDLSEAVRQILSKADSQGASHSYTGHQKIVHDFVCLLEGHMQGIPEESWHEFQIDCLNLVHRYRQRRPLFQQSQQQPPMVWQGPQQQQPWQPLQQQQFWHPPQPATWQAPPQQQQQQQQPPASQPAPQPLLPPQPPLASQSSGQSSWTRTTEWEPRMPPAPSATLVQSPSPTPLVSPSVILKTPVTSPSFLA, from the exons ATGGCATCCCTGAGACACAGCAGGATACACTTGACACCCAGAGACAGCCATCCAGTGAGGAAGAGGCTACCTGGCAGCAGAAGAAGCGGGTCCGTATCCAAGAAGGAAATCCCTGAGTACCGCTGGAcagatgagggggagagggggttggCTGACCTCATCAAGGAATACCCCCAGCTGTATGACAAGAAGCAAAAGGAGTGGCTTAACGTGGCGACCAAGAACAGCCTGTGGAACCGAGTCGGAGAGCAGCTGAATCCCCCTGCCACTGGTCCCCAATGCAAGAAGCACTACGAGAACATGCGCACCAGGGTGGGGAAGAtcttgaagaaggagaagaagagtgggGCAAGCCAGCCTGAGAGGAGTGCCCGTGACGACGAGATCATGGAGACTTGGAGTTTCTTAACACAGCACATCGTTCGGGGAAAGACAGTCCCCAGTGAGCAGTTTGCTGTCCCCGAGTCAGCCACAGTGACGAGCAGCGACGATGAGGATAATGATGTCCAGTCTACAGGGTCCCAGAGCCAGGCATTTACTACAACAGGCAAGGGCAAGGGGAAGCGGTCCAGGCCCCCAACAACAGAGACAGCCACCACAAccgccgtcactaccaccacatcGGGGGTCACCCACATTGACCTCAGTGAAGCTGTCAGGCAG ATCCTCTCCAAAGCAGACTCCCAGGGCGCCAGCCACTCCTACACCGGCCACCAGAAGATCGTCCATGATTTCGTGTGCCTGCTGGAAGGGCACATGCAGGGCATCCCGGAGGAATCCTGGCACGAGTTCCAGATTGACTGCCTCAACCTGGTCCACCGTTACAGGCAGCGGCGTCCGCTCTTCCAGCaatcacagcaacaaccacccaTGGTCTGGCAAGGCCCACAGCAGCAGCAACCCTGGCAGCCCCTTCAGCAGCAGCAGTTCTGGCACCCCCCTCAACCGGCCACCTGGCAGGCAccgccacagcagcagcagcagcagcagcaacctcCAGCAAGTCAGCCAGCACCTCAACCCTTGTTGCCGCCCCAGCCACCACTGGCCTCCCAGTCTTCAGGCCAGTCGTCCTGGACACGGACCACTGAGTGGGAACCACGGATGCCACCTGCCCCATCAGCGACTCTTGTCCAGTCGCCATCACCAACCCCTTTAGTGTCGCCGTCAGTCATCTTAAAGACACCTGTGACATCACCCAGCTTCCTGGCCTGA